A stretch of the Streptococcus himalayensis genome encodes the following:
- a CDS encoding DUF6574 domain-containing protein, whose translation MNKQDWLDYFEAINGRSATEEEISQAIATGELLEEVQVSAESISMIQEESVISDATEKTVGVQTSPEVQAQQVTFVQPESQVQQQVFVQSEGQAQQQSFVQQGPQVQGQAFQGQSMQGQGFYIQTPSQAQVKSSFKVFWEWLVASWKSPSAEGELNKTNGYLAFGFLSLFYTITIFMSMYHLTGGVTRIINSFNSYNSQNVQNPLGISAFFMILISSALYVFSIIFSGFVVKRLVYQDSTFTFTKAFDWYGRLFSINILLTGISALFALIGLVQPALFIFWISLLITSVGVVYALIVSKGESKMDPFYKYLIAILLNGFIMFIFFMMELSIISNYIGSIFGNIISNIPRF comes from the coding sequence ATGAATAAACAGGATTGGTTAGACTATTTTGAAGCTATAAATGGTCGTTCGGCAACGGAAGAGGAAATCTCTCAAGCCATAGCGACAGGTGAATTGTTAGAAGAGGTGCAAGTCTCAGCAGAGTCTATCTCGATGATTCAGGAAGAGTCAGTTATCTCTGATGCTACAGAAAAAACAGTAGGGGTTCAAACAAGTCCAGAAGTACAGGCGCAACAAGTGACTTTTGTTCAGCCAGAATCTCAGGTACAGCAACAGGTCTTTGTCCAATCAGAAGGACAAGCTCAGCAGCAATCATTTGTTCAACAAGGTCCACAAGTCCAAGGACAAGCATTTCAGGGTCAATCAATGCAAGGCCAAGGCTTCTATATTCAAACTCCATCTCAAGCACAAGTGAAGAGTAGTTTCAAAGTATTTTGGGAATGGCTAGTCGCTTCTTGGAAATCTCCCAGTGCGGAGGGAGAATTGAATAAAACAAATGGCTATCTCGCTTTTGGATTTTTGTCTCTCTTTTATACTATTACCATCTTTATGTCTATGTATCATTTGACAGGAGGTGTAACAAGGATTATCAATTCTTTTAATTCGTATAATTCTCAAAATGTACAAAATCCGCTTGGAATCAGTGCCTTTTTCATGATTTTAATCAGCTCTGCCTTATATGTATTTTCTATTATTTTTTCAGGTTTTGTGGTAAAGCGGTTGGTTTATCAAGACAGTACTTTTACATTTACGAAAGCATTTGATTGGTATGGTCGACTATTTTCTATCAATATCTTGTTGACGGGGATTTCCGCTCTTTTTGCCCTGATTGGTTTGGTTCAACCGGCGCTCTTTATTTTCTGGATTTCTCTATTGATTACTTCCGTTGGCGTTGTTTATGCTTTGATTGTTTCAAAAGGTGAATCCAAGATGGATCCATTCTATAAATATTTGATTGCCATTTTATTGAACGGCTTTATCATGTTTATTTTCTTCATGATGGAACTTTCCATTATCAGTAATTATATTGGTTCTATTTTTGGAAATATTATCTCTAATATTCCAAGATTCTAA
- the pepV gene encoding dipeptidase PepV: protein MTIDFKAEVEKRREDLLADLFSLLAINSERDDSLADAEHPFGPGPVKALHKFLEIAERDGYPTKNVDNYAGHFEYGDGDEVLGIFAHMDVVPAGSGWNTDPYTPTIKDGKLYARGSSDDKGPTMACYYGLKIIKELGLPISKKVRFVVGTDEESGWADMDYYFEHSGVKEPDFGFSPDAEFPIINGEKGNMTEYLHFAGENSGAARLHTFTGGLRENMVPESATAHVSGDLPDLATKLAAFATEYKVAFELAEEDDKYKVTIIGKSAHGASPQSGVNGATYLARFLNQFDFAGPAKDYLAVAGEILFEDHKGEALGVAYTDEKMGALSMNAGVFRFDEASTDNTIALNFRYPKGTSPEEIQAVLKNLPVLEVTLSEDGHTPHYVSMDDPLVATLLDVYERQTGLRGHEQVIGGGTFGRLLKRGVAYGAMFPGYTDTMHQANEFADVEDLMRAAAIYAEAIYELVK from the coding sequence ATGACAATTGATTTTAAAGCAGAAGTGGAAAAACGCCGTGAGGATTTACTAGCTGATTTGTTTAGTTTGCTTGCAATCAACTCTGAGAGAGACGATAGCCTAGCAGATGCCGAACATCCATTTGGACCTGGCCCTGTTAAAGCCCTCCACAAATTTTTAGAGATTGCGGAGCGTGACGGCTATCCAACTAAGAACGTAGACAACTATGCCGGGCATTTTGAGTACGGTGACGGTGATGAAGTCCTTGGTATCTTTGCTCACATGGATGTAGTGCCTGCCGGAAGCGGCTGGAATACAGATCCTTATACGCCGACCATTAAAGATGGGAAACTCTATGCACGTGGCTCAAGCGATGATAAGGGGCCAACCATGGCTTGCTACTATGGTCTTAAAATCATTAAGGAATTGGGCTTGCCGATTTCCAAGAAAGTTCGCTTTGTCGTGGGAACAGATGAAGAATCTGGTTGGGCGGATATGGATTATTACTTTGAGCATAGTGGTGTCAAAGAGCCTGATTTTGGTTTCTCACCAGACGCTGAGTTTCCGATCATCAATGGTGAAAAAGGAAATATGACCGAGTATCTTCATTTCGCTGGAGAAAATAGCGGAGCAGCACGCCTGCACACATTTACAGGCGGCTTGCGTGAAAATATGGTGCCAGAGTCTGCAACAGCCCACGTATCAGGTGATTTGCCAGACCTAGCAACTAAATTGGCAGCCTTTGCGACAGAATACAAGGTCGCATTTGAACTTGCTGAAGAAGATGACAAGTACAAAGTGACCATTATTGGAAAATCCGCTCACGGAGCGTCTCCACAATCTGGTGTGAATGGGGCAACTTATCTTGCTCGCTTCTTGAACCAGTTTGATTTTGCAGGACCAGCTAAGGATTACCTTGCAGTTGCCGGAGAAATCTTGTTTGAAGACCACAAGGGTGAGGCACTTGGTGTAGCATATACAGATGAGAAAATGGGAGCACTGTCTATGAATGCAGGTGTCTTCCGCTTTGATGAAGCGTCTACTGATAATACCATTGCACTCAACTTCCGTTATCCAAAAGGAACAAGTCCAGAAGAGATCCAAGCCGTCTTGAAGAACTTGCCAGTGCTAGAGGTAACCTTGTCAGAGGATGGCCACACTCCTCACTATGTGTCTATGGACGATCCATTGGTGGCGACCTTGCTGGATGTCTACGAACGTCAAACAGGTTTGCGTGGTCATGAACAAGTCATTGGTGGTGGAACCTTTGGCCGTCTCTTGAAACGTGGAGTGGCTTACGGTGCTATGTTCCCTGGTTATACAGATACCATGCACCAAGCCAATGAATTTGCGGATGTCGAAGACCTCATGCGTGCAGCTGCTATTTACGCAGAAGCAATCTATGAATTGGTCAAATAA
- a CDS encoding TcaA second domain-containing protein → MASKEKWVELFERVVGRKPSPEEFMAGKQVDFDLKAIKKIASSTQEEETTPVSLDVIPELPQVEVEKLPEADQVELSNEIEQKNLWLVHFEQVFGRKPSPEEFIFGKQAHFSPASLQHLISQYESAEKKLKVAKKPFSKAKKWLVGAVLLVLVSLAGLFFYFQSITGIGVAAKEFQVAVDSKNYDSLAEQLSTKEYKWTKEEAESFVSYLNTQIDNLDTTVETLVHSKGKKEITDRQGNRLIGFEEIGKKFGLFPEYDIKTYPVKLVMHTNLEGVTAVSSDKKSVSLKKDADTELGDFKLISDPITVKGKTELGTIESNIPLDLAKVKNNELKLDLKAEKRKVTASLPSMVENPTDVKLIVNGKEVSTNLSAEIQVLSGQQLEVHAVFNLDNATYTTNKSKITVSDKDLDIPLEVSADVRKKLQDGAAAKKAKEAEARQAEQQKGKISGFLADYRSAVFSSISNRANYYEKYYDTGSEVYKEMLAWTTGGGVVRAKIDYYTPGALDIRSISQENGDYVVKTYEDFTVHYVDRTPNSVSRKDKTYRLRPAGDSFVIYQIEVVEH, encoded by the coding sequence ATGGCCAGTAAAGAAAAGTGGGTCGAACTATTTGAGCGAGTTGTTGGTCGTAAGCCAAGCCCAGAAGAGTTTATGGCTGGAAAGCAAGTGGATTTTGACTTGAAAGCTATTAAAAAGATTGCTAGTTCGACTCAAGAAGAGGAAACGACACCCGTTTCCCTAGATGTGATTCCAGAATTGCCACAAGTAGAAGTGGAAAAGCTTCCTGAGGCCGATCAAGTTGAGTTATCCAATGAAATAGAACAAAAAAATCTATGGTTGGTTCATTTTGAGCAAGTATTTGGTCGCAAACCCAGTCCAGAAGAATTCATATTTGGAAAGCAAGCTCATTTTTCACCAGCAAGTCTACAACATTTGATTTCTCAATATGAGAGTGCAGAAAAGAAGCTCAAGGTAGCGAAAAAACCATTTTCTAAAGCAAAGAAATGGTTGGTAGGAGCTGTGCTTCTCGTCTTAGTTAGTTTGGCGGGATTATTTTTCTATTTTCAATCAATAACCGGCATTGGCGTAGCGGCCAAAGAGTTTCAAGTCGCTGTTGATAGTAAAAACTATGATAGTTTAGCAGAGCAACTATCAACCAAAGAGTATAAATGGACTAAGGAAGAGGCTGAATCCTTCGTTTCCTATCTAAACACTCAGATAGATAACTTAGACACAACAGTGGAAACTCTTGTTCATTCAAAAGGAAAAAAGGAAATAACAGATAGGCAGGGCAATCGTTTAATTGGCTTTGAAGAGATAGGGAAAAAGTTTGGACTGTTTCCAGAGTATGATATCAAAACTTATCCTGTAAAATTAGTGATGCATACAAACTTAGAAGGAGTTACGGCTGTTAGCAGTGACAAAAAGTCTGTCTCCCTAAAGAAAGATGCTGATACAGAATTGGGAGATTTTAAATTGATTTCTGATCCAATAACGGTCAAAGGAAAGACGGAGTTAGGGACTATTGAATCAAATATTCCGCTGGATCTCGCAAAAGTCAAGAACAATGAATTAAAATTAGATTTGAAAGCTGAAAAACGTAAAGTTACAGCCAGTTTGCCAAGTATGGTTGAAAATCCTACGGATGTCAAATTGATTGTCAATGGAAAAGAAGTATCAACCAATCTTTCTGCTGAAATTCAAGTTTTATCGGGTCAGCAATTAGAAGTACATGCTGTTTTTAATCTAGATAATGCCACTTACACGACCAATAAATCCAAGATCACGGTTTCTGATAAAGATCTGGATATTCCTCTTGAAGTATCCGCTGATGTTCGTAAGAAATTACAAGATGGTGCGGCAGCTAAAAAAGCCAAGGAAGCGGAGGCGCGTCAGGCAGAGCAACAAAAAGGAAAAATCTCTGGATTTCTAGCAGATTATCGCAGTGCTGTCTTTAGTTCGATTTCGAACCGCGCGAACTATTATGAAAAATATTATGATACTGGTAGTGAGGTCTATAAGGAAATGCTTGCTTGGACGACAGGAGGTGGAGTTGTTCGGGCAAAAATTGATTACTATACACCAGGCGCCTTGGATATTAGAAGTATTTCTCAGGAAAATGGAGACTATGTCGTTAAAACCTATGAAGATTTTACGGTCCATTATGTTGATAGAACGCCAAATAGTGTGAGTAGGAAAGATAAGACCTATCGTTTGAGACCTGCTGGTGATAGTTTTGTGATTTATCAGATAGAAGTAGTAGAGCATTAG
- the ldcB gene encoding LD-carboxypeptidase LdcB/DacB, with amino-acid sequence MKKIKWISAIGTILLLTACSFQKHSSVEEKAESSKTAPTSASTKEAKKQTGDFSTEAADARSTSPTMDKTVSYNGSYYSVQGKYGEVLVVNKHYPLSPDYNPGEDPEAQASLLELIAAMQEQGYAISDQYSGFRSYDTQSSLYQNYVARDGQAAADRYSARPGYSEHQTGLAYDLIDTSGNLVQEKKASKWLLKHAAEYGFVVRYLYGKEKETGYMPEEWHLRYVGKEAKDIAKSGLTLEEYYGFTGGDYED; translated from the coding sequence ATGAAAAAAATAAAATGGATTAGTGCTATCGGTACAATATTATTATTGACTGCCTGTTCTTTTCAAAAGCATTCTTCGGTAGAAGAAAAGGCTGAATCATCCAAAACTGCCCCTACTTCCGCGTCAACTAAGGAAGCCAAAAAGCAGACAGGGGATTTTTCAACAGAGGCAGCAGACGCACGTTCAACATCTCCAACAATGGATAAAACAGTATCCTACAACGGCTCTTACTACAGTGTTCAGGGGAAATATGGGGAAGTTTTAGTTGTCAATAAGCACTACCCCCTTTCTCCAGACTACAATCCTGGTGAAGATCCAGAAGCGCAAGCGTCACTTTTAGAATTGATTGCAGCAATGCAAGAGCAAGGTTATGCCATTAGTGATCAGTATAGCGGATTTCGAAGCTATGATACGCAGAGCTCTCTTTATCAAAATTATGTTGCTAGAGACGGTCAAGCAGCGGCAGACCGCTATTCTGCTCGACCGGGTTACAGTGAACATCAAACAGGCTTGGCCTATGATTTGATTGATACATCTGGCAATTTGGTGCAGGAGAAAAAGGCTAGTAAGTGGCTCTTGAAGCACGCTGCCGAATATGGCTTTGTCGTTCGGTACCTTTATGGAAAAGAAAAAGAAACCGGCTATATGCCAGAAGAATGGCATTTACGTTATGTAGGTAAGGAAGCCAAGGATATTGCTAAATCAGGCTTGACCTTGGAAGAGTACTACGGCTTTACAGGCGGTGACTACGAGGACTAA
- a CDS encoding GNAT family N-acetyltransferase, with the protein MIVTVEKTDLPLLRELEVQTYQETFGDFIKEEDMEHYFAHDLSLETLEKEWENPESAHYFILHEGQPVGFLKVNWGEAQTEHELEDAFEIQRIYVLKSHQGYGLGKTLFEFALEKAVEGQFTWAWLGVWEKNFKAQKFYFKYGFERFSEHEYVTGDTVDIDWLLKKRIREEK; encoded by the coding sequence ATGATTGTTACCGTTGAGAAAACAGACTTGCCCTTGCTTCGTGAGCTAGAAGTGCAGACCTATCAAGAGACCTTTGGAGATTTTATCAAGGAGGAAGACATGGAGCATTATTTTGCCCATGATCTATCTCTTGAAACCTTAGAAAAAGAATGGGAAAATCCAGAATCAGCCCATTATTTTATCCTTCATGAAGGGCAGCCAGTTGGATTTTTGAAGGTGAATTGGGGAGAGGCCCAGACCGAGCATGAGCTAGAGGATGCCTTTGAAATTCAACGGATTTATGTCTTGAAATCCCACCAGGGCTACGGTTTGGGAAAGACCTTATTCGAATTTGCTCTTGAAAAGGCAGTAGAGGGTCAGTTTACCTGGGCTTGGCTAGGAGTTTGGGAAAAGAATTTCAAGGCACAAAAGTTTTATTTCAAGTATGGGTTTGAACGCTTTAGTGAGCATGAATATGTGACAGGAGATACAGTAGATATTGACTGGCTTTTGAAAAAGCGGATCAGAGAAGAAAAATGA
- the uvrC gene encoding excinuclease ABC subunit UvrC, with protein sequence MNNIIQSKLELLPSSPGCYIHKDKNGTIIYVGKAKNLRNRVRSYFRGSHDTKTEALVSEIVDFEFIVTESNIEALLLEINLIKENKPKYNIMLKDDKSYPFIKITQETYPRLLITRQVKKDGGQYFGPYPDVGAANEIKRLLDRIFPFRKCTNPPEKVCFYYHINQCKAHTICHVADDYFQKMAVEVANFLKGQDDQIIHDLQEKMQQAAKEMEFEKAAEYRDLLQAIATLRTKQRVMAKDLQNRDVFGYYVDKGWMCVQVFFVRQGKLIERDVNLFPYYNDPDEDFLTYVGQFYQEKEHLVPNEVLIPADIDEEAVKALVSTKVLKPQRGEKKQLVNLAIKNARVSLQQKFDLLEKSLEKTQGAIEQLGDILQIPTPIRIEAFDNSNIMGTSPVSAMVVFVNGKPSKKDYRKYKIKTVEGPDDYASMREVMKRRYSRVLREDLVPPDLIVIDGGQGQVNVAKAVVKDELGLDIPIAGLQKNDRHQTHELLFGDPLEVVELSRNSQEFFLLQRIQDEVHRFAITFHRQVRSKNSFSSKLDGVEGLGPKRKQALLKHFKSLANIEAASLEEIRKLGIPQKVAENVQNHLKENL encoded by the coding sequence ATGAACAACATTATTCAATCTAAATTAGAACTCTTGCCCTCTAGTCCGGGTTGTTATATTCATAAAGACAAGAATGGCACGATTATCTATGTCGGAAAAGCTAAAAATCTGCGTAATCGGGTGCGTTCTTATTTTCGAGGGAGCCATGATACCAAGACGGAGGCCTTGGTATCAGAAATCGTTGATTTTGAATTCATCGTCACAGAGTCAAATATTGAGGCTCTGCTCCTTGAAATCAATCTGATCAAGGAAAATAAGCCTAAATATAATATTATGCTCAAGGATGACAAGTCCTATCCTTTCATCAAAATTACCCAAGAAACATATCCTCGACTTTTGATTACCCGTCAGGTCAAAAAGGATGGTGGTCAGTATTTTGGACCCTATCCTGATGTAGGGGCGGCCAATGAAATCAAGCGATTGCTCGATCGGATTTTCCCTTTTCGAAAATGCACCAATCCTCCTGAAAAGGTCTGCTTTTACTACCATATTAATCAATGCAAGGCACACACGATTTGTCATGTTGCTGATGATTATTTTCAAAAAATGGCAGTGGAAGTTGCAAATTTTCTCAAAGGTCAGGATGATCAGATTATCCATGATTTGCAGGAGAAAATGCAGCAGGCAGCAAAGGAGATGGAGTTTGAAAAGGCTGCGGAGTATCGTGATCTTCTGCAAGCGATCGCAACGCTCCGTACCAAGCAGCGTGTGATGGCAAAAGACCTACAAAATCGTGATGTTTTTGGCTATTATGTCGACAAGGGCTGGATGTGTGTGCAGGTATTTTTTGTCCGTCAAGGAAAGCTCATTGAGCGTGATGTCAATCTTTTTCCCTATTACAATGATCCGGATGAAGATTTTTTGACTTATGTAGGGCAATTTTACCAAGAAAAAGAGCATTTGGTTCCTAATGAAGTGTTGATTCCAGCAGATATTGACGAAGAGGCGGTCAAGGCTCTGGTTTCAACAAAGGTACTGAAACCCCAGCGAGGAGAGAAAAAGCAGTTGGTCAATCTGGCTATAAAAAACGCCCGTGTGAGTTTACAGCAGAAATTTGACCTCCTTGAGAAATCGCTGGAAAAAACACAGGGAGCAATTGAACAGCTGGGAGATATTCTCCAAATTCCTACTCCCATCAGAATTGAAGCCTTTGATAACTCCAATATCATGGGGACTAGTCCTGTATCTGCGATGGTGGTCTTTGTCAATGGTAAGCCGAGCAAGAAGGATTATCGGAAATATAAGATTAAGACAGTGGAGGGGCCAGACGACTACGCGAGTATGCGAGAAGTGATGAAACGGCGGTATAGTCGTGTTTTGAGAGAGGACTTAGTGCCGCCAGACTTGATTGTGATTGATGGGGGGCAAGGGCAAGTGAACGTTGCTAAGGCAGTGGTCAAGGATGAGTTGGGCTTAGACATTCCGATTGCAGGATTGCAAAAAAATGATAGGCACCAAACCCATGAACTTCTCTTTGGTGATCCGCTTGAGGTTGTAGAATTATCCCGCAATTCCCAAGAATTTTTCCTCTTGCAGCGTATTCAGGATGAGGTACACCGCTTTGCCATTACCTTTCACAGACAAGTTCGGTCGAAAAATTCCTTCTCATCGAAATTAGATGGAGTTGAAGGCTTGGGACCAAAACGAAAACAGGCCTTGCTGAAGCATTTCAAAAGTTTAGCCAATATTGAGGCCGCGAGCTTAGAAGAAATTAGAAAGTTGGGCATTCCGCAAAAGGTCGCAGAAAATGTCCAAAATCACCTCAAAGAAAATCTGTAA
- the pheS gene encoding phenylalanine--tRNA ligase subunit alpha, with amino-acid sequence MSTIEEKLQTLRAETLEKLSQVSHENAKELQDLRVSVLGKKGSLTEILKGMKDVSAEMRPVIGKHVNEARDILTAAFEEAAVLLEEKKVANQLAKDSLDVTLPGRKLAVGNRHILTQTSEEIEDIFIGMGYQVVDGFEVEKDYYNFERMNLPKDHPARDMQDTFYITEEILMRTHTSPVQARAMDAHDFSKGPLKMISPGRVFRRDTDDATHSHQFHQIEGLVVGENISMADLKGTLQLIIQKMFGEERSIRLRPSYFPFTEPSVEVDVSCFKCGGDGCNVCKQTGWIEILGAGMVHPHVLEMSGIDASRYSGFAFGLGQERIAMLRYGINDIRGFYQGDVRFSDQFK; translated from the coding sequence ATGAGTACGATTGAAGAAAAATTACAAACTTTGCGAGCTGAGACGTTGGAAAAATTAAGCCAAGTTTCGCATGAAAATGCCAAAGAGTTGCAAGATTTGCGTGTTTCTGTTTTAGGAAAAAAAGGCTCGTTAACAGAGATTTTAAAAGGTATGAAAGATGTGTCAGCAGAAATGCGTCCTGTTATCGGAAAGCATGTCAATGAAGCACGTGACATTCTAACGGCTGCCTTTGAAGAGGCTGCAGTCCTGCTGGAAGAGAAAAAGGTGGCCAACCAATTGGCTAAGGATAGTCTGGATGTGACCCTTCCAGGTCGCAAATTAGCAGTTGGAAACCGTCATATTCTTACGCAAACTAGTGAGGAAATCGAAGACATTTTCATCGGAATGGGCTACCAAGTCGTGGACGGCTTTGAGGTGGAAAAAGACTATTACAACTTTGAGCGGATGAACCTGCCAAAGGATCACCCAGCGCGTGATATGCAAGATACGTTCTACATTACAGAAGAAATCTTAATGCGGACACATACCAGTCCTGTTCAAGCCCGTGCGATGGATGCCCATGATTTTTCAAAAGGTCCCTTGAAGATGATCTCTCCAGGGCGTGTTTTCCGTCGCGATACGGATGATGCAACTCACAGCCATCAATTCCATCAAATCGAAGGGCTAGTGGTTGGAGAAAATATCTCTATGGCTGATTTAAAGGGAACCTTGCAGCTGATTATCCAAAAAATGTTTGGAGAAGAGCGTAGCATTCGCTTGCGTCCTTCTTACTTCCCATTTACCGAACCGTCAGTTGAGGTCGATGTTTCCTGCTTTAAGTGTGGTGGAGATGGCTGTAATGTCTGCAAACAGACGGGCTGGATTGAGATTTTAGGGGCTGGAATGGTTCACCCGCACGTGCTTGAGATGAGTGGAATTGATGCGAGTCGCTATTCTGGTTTTGCCTTTGGTCTAGGTCAAGAACGGATTGCCATGCTCCGCTACGGAATTAACGATATCCGTGGTTTCTACCAAGGGGATGTCCGCTTTTCTGACCAATTCAAGTAG
- a CDS encoding nitroreductase family protein: MKFLALNKKRHAVKHFSDKEVDFKDVRTAIEIATLAPSAHNMQPWKFVVVKDRKEALAELSYGGNGDQIREAQYVIALFSDQDLDRRARKIARVGGVHNFTEEQLQKYMVNYPAEFACYSEQQKSDYLALNAGLVAMNLVLALTDQGIGSNMLLGFDKSKVNEVLEVDSRFRPELLITVGYTEDMIEPSYRLPVDELIEKR, from the coding sequence ATGAAATTTTTAGCATTAAATAAAAAACGCCATGCTGTCAAGCATTTTTCGGACAAGGAAGTTGATTTTAAAGATGTCCGTACAGCTATTGAAATCGCGACCTTAGCACCAAGTGCTCACAATATGCAACCATGGAAATTTGTCGTCGTAAAAGATAGAAAAGAGGCCCTGGCAGAGCTTTCCTACGGTGGCAATGGAGATCAAATTCGGGAGGCTCAGTATGTGATTGCTCTCTTTTCAGATCAGGATTTGGACAGACGAGCGCGCAAGATTGCTCGCGTCGGAGGAGTACATAACTTTACCGAAGAGCAGTTACAAAAGTATATGGTGAATTACCCTGCGGAGTTTGCCTGTTATTCAGAGCAGCAAAAGAGTGACTATCTGGCCTTGAATGCTGGTTTGGTCGCTATGAATTTAGTGTTAGCATTGACAGACCAAGGAATTGGCTCAAATATGCTCCTAGGATTTGACAAGTCAAAAGTCAATGAAGTCTTAGAGGTTGATAGCCGCTTTCGTCCTGAATTGCTCATTACGGTGGGTTATACAGAGGATATGATTGAGCCAAGTTATCGCTTGCCAGTCGATGAATTGATTGAAAAACGTTAA
- a CDS encoding uracil-DNA glycosylase family protein, which yields MLDLEEIRASIMADPDNQSYTEKGIQPLFQVDSRARIVIVGQAPGLKAQERSQLFADSSGERLRTWLDVDEERFYQSGQIAILPMDFYYPGKGKSGDLPPRKGFAPKWHPQLLDLLPEVELPLLIGQYAQEYYLKDRRKRTLTETVRAYEDYLPQYFPLVHPSPRNNIWQSKNPWFQVEVVSVLRDRVAKILAH from the coding sequence ATGCTAGACTTAGAAGAAATACGTGCATCCATCATGGCAGATCCAGATAATCAATCTTATACAGAAAAAGGCATTCAGCCCTTGTTTCAGGTAGACAGCAGGGCAAGGATTGTGATTGTTGGTCAAGCACCAGGTTTGAAAGCACAAGAGCGTAGTCAGTTATTTGCAGACTCAAGTGGGGAGCGCTTGCGTACCTGGCTAGATGTGGATGAGGAGAGGTTTTACCAGTCAGGACAGATTGCAATTCTTCCTATGGATTTTTACTATCCCGGTAAAGGCAAATCAGGGGATTTACCACCGCGAAAGGGCTTTGCCCCCAAATGGCATCCGCAGCTGCTAGACCTGTTGCCAGAAGTTGAGTTGCCCCTCTTGATTGGGCAGTATGCCCAAGAGTACTATTTGAAGGATAGGAGAAAACGAACCTTGACGGAGACGGTTCGTGCTTATGAAGACTATCTACCCCAGTATTTCCCCTTGGTGCATCCATCTCCACGAAATAATATCTGGCAGTCGAAAAACCCTTGGTTTCAAGTAGAAGTTGTTTCCGTTCTTAGAGATAGGGTAGCAAAGATTCTTGCTCATTAA
- a CDS encoding GNAT family N-acetyltransferase — protein sequence MIEIDEKVRLRRGKPDDSEALAWYQDQEVVYLVDGVRESYSLEKLQRMYAYLDQTGELYTIEVQEETGWKAIGDVTFSQNDVPIVIGDPAYRGQGLGKKIVQALVAEAKKRGYSALHVREIYQDNVASQKCFTACGFQIQAKTEKGYSYRRDLE from the coding sequence ATGATTGAAATTGATGAAAAAGTACGCCTAAGGCGTGGTAAACCAGATGATAGCGAAGCTCTTGCTTGGTATCAGGATCAAGAAGTGGTTTATCTTGTAGATGGAGTGAGGGAGAGCTACAGCCTTGAAAAATTACAGCGAATGTATGCTTACTTGGATCAGACAGGAGAGCTCTATACGATTGAAGTTCAAGAGGAAACGGGCTGGAAGGCAATTGGAGATGTCACCTTTTCACAGAATGATGTGCCAATTGTGATTGGAGATCCAGCCTATCGAGGACAAGGGCTTGGGAAAAAGATTGTTCAGGCACTAGTCGCAGAGGCTAAAAAACGAGGCTATTCTGCACTACATGTCAGAGAAATCTATCAGGATAATGTGGCTTCCCAGAAATGTTTTACTGCTTGTGGATTTCAGATTCAAGCTAAGACAGAAAAAGGGTATTCGTATAGACGAGACTTGGAATAG